From a single Cydia strobilella chromosome 17, ilCydStro3.1, whole genome shotgun sequence genomic region:
- the LOC134748896 gene encoding myogenesis-regulating glycosidase isoform X2 — translation MNNECKLNAFAHKFKYVSPLWIESDSDISKSSEGGGLCNSNSDDSLRCSSGSSDSSINNFLDSKIPEHHQSSASGFSDGDTQADHNETDDDRAKAPLRSPRRKRRGRSEFSMDDDDYSPNNSVVSVNSLASLLREKLQSIPQKIRKKPTDYKLRAFVGLMFLAVVFFVGFAYVLYHQQASSQAYFDAVQFNEPKRLLRIHSADDNEILRASLAVNLPAKQKAFPCLPGHRRPGSECLEWQQSARFYLKCLPHDPGLDNTTCYSVEWQALRHDVYPTDCFDWSETKTNWYGGGQASNLSWPLNNGTIDFTPFITGNIQKSQFGNVLTRYLINSKGAAVIIDEETPLHIAINKGIKQICIKAQHDNFAYANKLTEFPEMKYNICTSRDMKSLHSSIHNHQRAPLWDGLKPADMMTLESLITEPVWQIAPRFKHELQAETISKYTEDVINLGFLKQGHVLINEYWQNEIGDLTVDTSRFETLNITVDKLHRRGFKVAFTIQPFISTESKNFAECVQKRLLVSERESDRRIPALTRFKSLASAGMLDITNNRTVPWFTEKIQAVIDKYHIDSFYLDLGTAYDMPMYYQCENRLINPDQYKTIFTKTFEKSLNIIGVSGAVSLPRPPIFVSLPPFESTWEALRSVIPTMLTYGISGYPFIMPGAVGGDIYWPGSEQFLPSSKGLLESNATSTETKKLPEVELYMRWLQMATFLPVMKFTHLPSKYNDEKVLEMAKNLTTLRQKTITPLLLKYKREALEEGLPLIRPLWLVTGGDPLLVVKDEFAIGDDIVVAPVLYPGQTTREVYLPAGLWEDGIDGSMRKGSRWMHEYRVPINRVAYFKRLPSDLRFR, via the exons aTTCCGGAGCATCACCAGAGCTCAGCGTCAGGGTTCAGTGATGGCGACACACAAGCAGACCACAACGAGACTGATGATGATAGAGCCAA AGCACCACTCCGCTCCCCACGCCGCAAGCGCCGCGGGCGCAGCGAATTCAGCATGGACGACGATGACTACTCACCAAACAACTCTGTCGTATCCGTGAACTCATTGGCTAGTCTTTTACGAGAAAAGTTGCAA agCATCCCTCAAAAGATACGTAAGAAGCCGACTGACTACAAGCTACGCGCGTTCGTCGGCCTCATGTTCTTAGCTGTTGTGTTCTTTGTCGGCTTCGCATACGTGCTGTACCATCAGCAGGCCAGCAGCCAG GCATATTTCGACGCAGTGCAATTCAACGAACCGAAGAGGTTGCTGAGAATTCATAGTGCTGATGACAATGAGATACTCAGGGCTAGTCTTG CGGTTAATCTGCCTGCGAAGCAGAAGGCGTTCCCCTGCCTACCAGGGCACCGGCGTCCCGGCTCCGAGTGTCTCGAATGGCAGCAGTCCGCTCGCTTCTACCTCAAGTGTCTGCCTCATGACCCTGGCTTAGATAACACTACGTGCTACTCGGTAGAGTGGCAAGCGCTTCGACATG ACGTGTACCCCACCGACTGCTTTGACTGGAGCGAAACAAAAACCAACTGGTACGGCGGCGGACAGGCGTCCAACCTCTCTTGGCCTCTCAACAACGGAACCATTGACTTCACTCCATTTATCACCGGGAACATCCAGAAATCACAGTTTGGAAACGTCCTTACCAGATACCTCATCAACTCTAAAGGTGCGGCCGTCATTATTGATGAAGAAACTCCATTAcatattgcaataaataaaggaaTCAAACAGATCTGCATCAAAGCACAACATGATAACTTCGCATACGCCAACAAACTCACAGAATTCCCTGAGATGAAGTACAACATATGCACTTCAAGAGACATGAAATCGTTGCATTCTTCAATACATAATCACCAAAGAGCTCCTTTATGGGATGGTCTAAAACCGGCAGATATGATGACCTTGGAGTCTTTGATAACTGAACCAGTCTGGCAAATTGCACCAAGGTTTAAACATGAGTTGCAAGCAGAAACAATTTCAAAATACACCGAAGACGTTATCAACCTAGGCTTTCTAAAACAAGGACATGTATTGATTAACGAATATTGGCAGAACGAGATAGGCGATTTAACTGTCGATACAAGTAGATTCGAGACTTTAAACATAACTGTAGACAAACTACATAGAAGAGGTTTTAAAGTTGCGTTCACGATTCAGCCGTTCATTAGCACGGAGAGTAAGAATTTTGCTGAATGCGTACAAAAGAGACTGTTAGTTAgtgagcgagaaagcgatagaAGAATACCAGCCTTAACCAGATTCAAATCTTTAGCGAGCGCTGGCATGCTAGATATAACTAATAACAGAACAGTTCCGTGGTTCACGGAAAAAATACAAGCAGTCATAGACAAATATCACATAGATTCCTTCTACTTAGATTTAGGGACAGCTTATGATATGCCGATGTACTATCAATGTGAAAACCGACTGATTAACCCTGATCAATACAAGACCATTTTCACGAAGACTTTTGAGAAATCCTTAAACATAATCGGAGTGTCAGGTGCCGTGTCGTTACCGAGACCGCCGATCTTTGTGTCTCTACCACCATTTGAATCGACTTGGGAAGCGTTACGCTCGGTCATACCAACGATGCTGACTTACGGTATCAGTGGATATCCCTTTATAATGCCTGGAGCTGTGGGTGGAGACATCTACTGGCCTGGTAGCGAGCAGTTCCTGCCTTCTTCTAAAG GGTTACTAGAGTCAAACGCAACAAGCACAGAAACCAAGAAGCTGCCAGAAGTAGAGTTATACATGCGCTGGCTACAGATGGCGACGTTCTTGCCCGTGATGAAGTTCACACATCTCCCCAGCAAGTACAATGACGAGAAGGTGTTGGAGATGGCGAAGAACTTGACCACGCTTAGGCAGAAGACG ATAACCCCTCTCCTTCTGAAGTACAAGCGCGAAGCTCTAGAAGAAGGTTTACCTCTAATCAGACCTTTATGGCTGGTGACCGGCGGTGACCCCTTGCTGGTGGTGAAGGACGAGTTCGCGATCGGAGACGACATCGTGGTGGCTCCCGTTCTTTATCCGGGACAGACTACTAGAGAAG TATACCTCCCAGCGGGCCTATGGGAAGACGGTATAGACGGTTCCATGCGCAAGGGCAGCCGATGGATGCACGAGTATCGGGTACCTATCAACCGCGTCGCCTACTTCAAACGCTTACCCAGTGATTTGCGTTTTCGGTAG
- the LOC134748896 gene encoding myogenesis-regulating glycosidase isoform X3 — MRGARKNREFDCIPLTQIPEHHQSSASGFSDGDTQADHNETDDDRAKAPLRSPRRKRRGRSEFSMDDDDYSPNNSVVSVNSLASLLREKLQSIPQKIRKKPTDYKLRAFVGLMFLAVVFFVGFAYVLYHQQASSQAYFDAVQFNEPKRLLRIHSADDNEILRASLAVNLPAKQKAFPCLPGHRRPGSECLEWQQSARFYLKCLPHDPGLDNTTCYSVEWQALRHDVYPTDCFDWSETKTNWYGGGQASNLSWPLNNGTIDFTPFITGNIQKSQFGNVLTRYLINSKGAAVIIDEETPLHIAINKGIKQICIKAQHDNFAYANKLTEFPEMKYNICTSRDMKSLHSSIHNHQRAPLWDGLKPADMMTLESLITEPVWQIAPRFKHELQAETISKYTEDVINLGFLKQGHVLINEYWQNEIGDLTVDTSRFETLNITVDKLHRRGFKVAFTIQPFISTESKNFAECVQKRLLVSERESDRRIPALTRFKSLASAGMLDITNNRTVPWFTEKIQAVIDKYHIDSFYLDLGTAYDMPMYYQCENRLINPDQYKTIFTKTFEKSLNIIGVSGAVSLPRPPIFVSLPPFESTWEALRSVIPTMLTYGISGYPFIMPGAVGGDIYWPGSEQFLPSSKGLLESNATSTETKKLPEVELYMRWLQMATFLPVMKFTHLPSKYNDEKVLEMAKNLTTLRQKTITPLLLKYKREALEEGLPLIRPLWLVTGGDPLLVVKDEFAIGDDIVVAPVLYPGQTTREVYLPAGLWEDGIDGSMRKGSRWMHEYRVPINRVAYFKRLPSDLRFR, encoded by the exons aTTCCGGAGCATCACCAGAGCTCAGCGTCAGGGTTCAGTGATGGCGACACACAAGCAGACCACAACGAGACTGATGATGATAGAGCCAA AGCACCACTCCGCTCCCCACGCCGCAAGCGCCGCGGGCGCAGCGAATTCAGCATGGACGACGATGACTACTCACCAAACAACTCTGTCGTATCCGTGAACTCATTGGCTAGTCTTTTACGAGAAAAGTTGCAA agCATCCCTCAAAAGATACGTAAGAAGCCGACTGACTACAAGCTACGCGCGTTCGTCGGCCTCATGTTCTTAGCTGTTGTGTTCTTTGTCGGCTTCGCATACGTGCTGTACCATCAGCAGGCCAGCAGCCAG GCATATTTCGACGCAGTGCAATTCAACGAACCGAAGAGGTTGCTGAGAATTCATAGTGCTGATGACAATGAGATACTCAGGGCTAGTCTTG CGGTTAATCTGCCTGCGAAGCAGAAGGCGTTCCCCTGCCTACCAGGGCACCGGCGTCCCGGCTCCGAGTGTCTCGAATGGCAGCAGTCCGCTCGCTTCTACCTCAAGTGTCTGCCTCATGACCCTGGCTTAGATAACACTACGTGCTACTCGGTAGAGTGGCAAGCGCTTCGACATG ACGTGTACCCCACCGACTGCTTTGACTGGAGCGAAACAAAAACCAACTGGTACGGCGGCGGACAGGCGTCCAACCTCTCTTGGCCTCTCAACAACGGAACCATTGACTTCACTCCATTTATCACCGGGAACATCCAGAAATCACAGTTTGGAAACGTCCTTACCAGATACCTCATCAACTCTAAAGGTGCGGCCGTCATTATTGATGAAGAAACTCCATTAcatattgcaataaataaaggaaTCAAACAGATCTGCATCAAAGCACAACATGATAACTTCGCATACGCCAACAAACTCACAGAATTCCCTGAGATGAAGTACAACATATGCACTTCAAGAGACATGAAATCGTTGCATTCTTCAATACATAATCACCAAAGAGCTCCTTTATGGGATGGTCTAAAACCGGCAGATATGATGACCTTGGAGTCTTTGATAACTGAACCAGTCTGGCAAATTGCACCAAGGTTTAAACATGAGTTGCAAGCAGAAACAATTTCAAAATACACCGAAGACGTTATCAACCTAGGCTTTCTAAAACAAGGACATGTATTGATTAACGAATATTGGCAGAACGAGATAGGCGATTTAACTGTCGATACAAGTAGATTCGAGACTTTAAACATAACTGTAGACAAACTACATAGAAGAGGTTTTAAAGTTGCGTTCACGATTCAGCCGTTCATTAGCACGGAGAGTAAGAATTTTGCTGAATGCGTACAAAAGAGACTGTTAGTTAgtgagcgagaaagcgatagaAGAATACCAGCCTTAACCAGATTCAAATCTTTAGCGAGCGCTGGCATGCTAGATATAACTAATAACAGAACAGTTCCGTGGTTCACGGAAAAAATACAAGCAGTCATAGACAAATATCACATAGATTCCTTCTACTTAGATTTAGGGACAGCTTATGATATGCCGATGTACTATCAATGTGAAAACCGACTGATTAACCCTGATCAATACAAGACCATTTTCACGAAGACTTTTGAGAAATCCTTAAACATAATCGGAGTGTCAGGTGCCGTGTCGTTACCGAGACCGCCGATCTTTGTGTCTCTACCACCATTTGAATCGACTTGGGAAGCGTTACGCTCGGTCATACCAACGATGCTGACTTACGGTATCAGTGGATATCCCTTTATAATGCCTGGAGCTGTGGGTGGAGACATCTACTGGCCTGGTAGCGAGCAGTTCCTGCCTTCTTCTAAAG GGTTACTAGAGTCAAACGCAACAAGCACAGAAACCAAGAAGCTGCCAGAAGTAGAGTTATACATGCGCTGGCTACAGATGGCGACGTTCTTGCCCGTGATGAAGTTCACACATCTCCCCAGCAAGTACAATGACGAGAAGGTGTTGGAGATGGCGAAGAACTTGACCACGCTTAGGCAGAAGACG ATAACCCCTCTCCTTCTGAAGTACAAGCGCGAAGCTCTAGAAGAAGGTTTACCTCTAATCAGACCTTTATGGCTGGTGACCGGCGGTGACCCCTTGCTGGTGGTGAAGGACGAGTTCGCGATCGGAGACGACATCGTGGTGGCTCCCGTTCTTTATCCGGGACAGACTACTAGAGAAG TATACCTCCCAGCGGGCCTATGGGAAGACGGTATAGACGGTTCCATGCGCAAGGGCAGCCGATGGATGCACGAGTATCGGGTACCTATCAACCGCGTCGCCTACTTCAAACGCTTACCCAGTGATTTGCGTTTTCGGTAG